CTATCTCCACAGCTTTTCTTCCCGGTACTCTTCCTGCTATTATTTCCCACCTGGTATTTTGCAAGAAAACATTTTTCTCTCTAAGAATGGAAATACATAAGTAAATAATAAAATGTTTGATACAAGTGATTAGCTTGGATCCGATTCTGCTTATTAAGCTAAGAAGTCCCTAAGCGTAGCAAAAAGTTTTAAAAAAAAAACCTAGACACTAAAACTTAGGTCTAGTAGTTCCTAATTAATGAAACTACGTACAAACTATAGCTAATTAGAACAAGAACATGAAGCAGCAATTAAAAGATCAAGTAGGCCTAAGAGAGAGCAAGGACACTTAGACCAGAAGGCGATGGTGATTCAAAAGGTCACTCTGAAACGACAAGAACGATTTTCTTCATCATCAGGAGATGGTTATTATTATTTTTTTGTTCAAGATCATCAGGCGATGGTAAGCGTAAGAATATAAGTACATTCCTATGTCACATGTTTTGTGGTAAAGTCGTTACATCTAATTTTGGGAGAGAAAGAAATTAAAAGAAGATACGTACCTATCGCCTACGAGTCTGTACATTCTTAAGATGAGATCTTCCTCCTGTTGGCTCATTTTGATGAAATCCCACTTTACGCTACACACTTCTGCATTTATCAAAAACAACACAAAACTTTTACTTTTTGCTCCAATATTTTTATATTCTCTTTTGCTAATCGCTACGTATGTAATAATCTCATGTCCTTCTTGATCTCATCTCTGCTCGTAAATACTTATTTCACATTCACGTAAATACAATTAGGGCTATATATATAATAAAAGGCTACGAAGTTTGTTATTGGTGTGTTTATTCACAATCGCGTAACTACATATATGTGATAATTAAGGCTACGAAGAGTCTGGTTAATTAGGGAAATATAATATATGATAACATGAACTTCAGCTAAACACGATGACTATTGACTATGTCCAAAGGAAATAAAATATGGTTATGAAGAAAGAGCATGCATATGTAATAAGCTAATCAAACACATTATATGAGATGGACCTTCAGAGTTGTGACGCTGACGTCGATACGTTGAATCCATCAATGGAGGTGGAAGAGGAAAGTATGAGAAACTGAAGAGAGAGCAGAGAAGAGAGGTGGCAAACTCTTTTATTATACTATCTTGTATCTAGAGAGAAAGAGAGAGTGGGCTTTGTTGGAGAGGTTTCTAATCTAGAACGACATACTATTTAATGTTAGCCCCACCCCCCACAAAAAGTTGTTAAAATCAGACTGTAGCTTTAAAATAGTACTTCCTTCGTTTTTAATCGTAACTAGTTTTACTTAAAAACACAAATATTTTAAAAATTGTTATTTAAAAGAATATATCATTTAACCAATTAATTCAACCAATTATTAAAAACCTAACATTATTTCATTGGTCACACAATATCCAATAAATGAAAAAGATGCATTGAAATATGTAAACTACTTAGACCATCCGCATTAGCGGTTTTTACCAGGTTCGTGGGCTCGAGTTCTTAGGCCCGAATGATTAAAAGAAAATCAAAAATGGGTTTAATTAGATGAACCAGGCCTTACGAGTGAACCCGTAAGAGGCGAGTTCAAGCCATGCGTCGATCACTGACTGGCTTCTCCTTTCCTCGTTGACGACGACGAAAGTAGGGTTTCCGCGTAACTCGTTTCATTTCTCTCCTCTTTGAAAAAACGAGGGTTTCTTTTCTCCGAGGCGATATTCCGTGCGACGGTGATTTCCGGAGGTTTTCTCCATCAAATCGATTCTGTTTTCTCTTTTCCACGCTCTTAGGTCAGTATCGAGTAGATTCACGGTGTGTTAGCGTCGATTGTGTGTTCGAAAGGGATTTACGATTTGTGTGATTTAAAATCAATTTTGGGATTTTTTTTAGGGTTCTTAATCGATATGGGAGTTCGATTGAGGGTTCATTTAATCATATTCTATCGTTGTTATGTGCTAATAATTTTGATTTGCGGCAGAGATGGATCCGGCAGAGGAGAGAAGACATTCAAAGAGGCAAAACGATTACATCAACATGTTAGGGTTCGTGGCCGATTCACAGTACGGGATTCCTAGAAGGTGTCCATGTGGTGGAAGAATCATTGATGAGGTTCGCCGGAAGGACGACTACGACACTCTTCCGGGGAAGCGGTTCTTCACCTGCAAGAACTACGAGGTAAGTTTGATTTTACACGCTTTGATTATCGTTTATGGGTTTAGGAATCGAAAATTCTCTGATATTTTTTTTATGTTGTAACCAAGGCTGATGGGTTCCATTATCGTCAGCCTTGGGTTTTAGGTGTGCAGGAGGAGATCGAAAGGTTGACTAAGCGGGTGGAGGAGGCTGAACAAGTGATGTTGGGGACGTCGAATCTCAGTAAACAGATTGAGACACTGGAGGTTAGTCAACTTTCTTTGCTCTTTCATTCCATCTACATTATAGTTTTGTAGTTTTTTTGCATGACTAACACTTTTTCTTTGATGTTTCCATGTCCAGGAACAGGTTAAAACCCTCTCTGAGCAGGTAGATTACCTCACCGTGCAGGTGGCTACGCTGGAGGAGGTCAGCTTCGATTGAAAAGCAAAGGTAAGACTCAACAAAACTGTAGAGGTAGTTTGAAAATGTATGTTAGAAATTTTTGATTGCTATATGTGTGTTCGAAAATGTTAATGTTTTTTTAAAAGTAGATGTAGTCCAACTTGTTTAATACAAAGCTAACCGTATCAGAAAACTTAACTAGAACTAGAACTTAATGAAAGCTTAAGATAACTACAACTACAACTACAAGCCAAGTAAACTACAACGAGAACTAGTACTCTAACTACAACTTAAAAAAAAACTATAATTAATTCTCTGTTGGTTGTTGGTTGTTGTGATCAATTTTTGATTGTACTTAGCTGTAGTTAATATTTTCCACTGATTTGATGTGTATTCACTGCTCTCTGTGAACTACTTGCTCTGTTAAAAGCCTTTTCTAATGAATGTTTGGTAGGTAGACTTTGTTTAATTGTTCTCTCCTATCAAAGAAAAAACTAGTTTATAAACATAGCAAATCCACAACTAAAAACACACTAACATATAAACACCAAACCAAACCTAAACGAAAATGGAACTTTTCTCCTTTAACTCTCCCGGGTTTGTTAACTTATTAGCTTCGCAGAGCAGTCCACCAATAGACGTTGACTCTGCTGAGGTAGATGGTAACTCGCTCGGGTTAGTTAAACCATTGGAAAGGAGAAAGTGGGGACCCAAAGAAGACCTTGTGCTCATCAGCGCTTGGTTGAACACGAGCACGGATCCCATAGTCAGTAATGAGCAGAAGGCATGGGCGTTTTGGAAGAGAAAAGAGGAGTATTTCAACTCAAGACAAGCTCTCATTTTCAAGAACGAAGTCAGCTCTCATCTTCATCTTCACATACGGACAAGCTCTCATCTTCAAGAATGAAGTCAGCTCTCATCTTCATCTTCACATACGGAAACAATATCAAACACACAACAAGGTATAAAACATGAATCTTAGTAATAGCTTGGGTATAAAACATGTTGCTTGAAATAATCAAACACACTCAGCTCTCATATTATGTTATGAAAGAAAAAAAATAATGGTTTTTGAAGATATATATTATGGATTATGAAAAAGATTCTATGGATTATGAAAAAAATTTTATGGATAATGAAGGATTTTGAAAAAAATATGAAAAACAATTATGGAATATTAAAAAAAAAATTAGGGTTTTTGAAGACATATATTATGGATTATGAAAAAGATTCTATGGATTATGAAAAAATAAATTATGGATTTTTTAAAAAAAAACTATAGATTATGAAAAAATTCTATGGATTATGGAAAAAAACAAAGGATTTTGAAAAAAAAAAAAAACAATTATGGAATATTAAAAAAAAAAATATGGTTTTTGAAGACATATATTATGGATTATGAAAAAGATTCTATGGATTATGAAAAAATAAATTATGGATTTTTAAAATAAAAACTATGGATTATGAAAAAATTCTATGGATTATGAAAAAAACAAAGGATTTTGAAAAAAAATATTAAAAACAATTATGGAATATTAAAAAAACATTATGGAGCTACAAACCCCCTACCTGCCTTTTGTAGGAAGGAAAAGAGAAATAAATTGCTTGACAAATGTCTTCCTCATTGTTGGGTCAAAATCGGTCACGACCGAATCAGTGTCTGAATGTCCGTAAAAATCGGTATGAACGTTTTTACGAAAAATAAATCTTTGAAAAAGATCTATTTTTACGAAGAATCTTGCAGAGAAAACACATTCACGAAAAATCGGATAAAGACGCGAACAAGGTTGCCGCGTAGCAACCAGTGCAAAAGCTGGTCACTACGTAGCGTGCTCGGTCGCTGCGTAGCGTGCTCGGTCGCTGCGTAGCGTGCTCGGTCGCTGCGTAGCGTGCTCGGTCGCTGCGTAGCGTGCTCGGTCGCTGCGTAGCGTGCTCGGTCGCTGCGTAGCGTGCTCGGTCGCTGCGTAGCGTGCTCGGTCGCTGCGTAGCGTGCTCGGTCGCTGCGTAGCGTGCTCGGTCGCTGCGTAGCGTGCTCGGTCGCTGCGTAGCGTGCTCGGTCGCTGCGTAGCGTGCTCGGTCGCTGC
This sequence is a window from Brassica oleracea var. oleracea cultivar TO1000 chromosome C1, BOL, whole genome shotgun sequence. Protein-coding genes within it:
- the LOC106296031 gene encoding transcription factor TRY-like, with the translated sequence MDSTYRRQRHNSEEVCSVKWDFIKMSQQEEDLILRMYRLVGDRWEIIAGRVPGRKAVEIERYWIMRNNTHFLPPSSKF